The Nycticebus coucang isolate mNycCou1 chromosome 2, mNycCou1.pri, whole genome shotgun sequence genome includes a window with the following:
- the COQ4 gene encoding ubiquinone biosynthesis protein COQ4 homolog, mitochondrial, whose protein sequence is MATLLRRALPPLRRLPGGPRPAADVTRAGSHGAGLLYPGHIPTSPLQKALLAAGSAGMALYNPYRHDMVAVLGETTGHRTLKVLRDQMRRDPEGAQILRERPRISLSTLDLGKLQSLPKGSLGHEYLRFLEVNRVSPDTRAPTRFVDDEELAYVIQRYREVHDVLHTLLGMPTNILGEIVVKWFEAVQTGLPMCILGALFGPIRLSAQSLQVLVKELIPWAVQNGRRAPCVLNLYYERRWDQPLGALREELGITATPVHVRATA, encoded by the exons ATGGCGACCCTGCTACGCCGGGCCCTTCCTCCACTGCGCCGGCTCCCGGGCGGTCCCCGGCCTGCGGCAG ATGTCACCCGGGCCGGTAGCCATGGCGCCGGCCTGCTGTACCCGGGCCACATCCCCACCTCCCCGCTGCAGAAGGCGCTGCTGGCCGCCGGCTCCGCCGGAATGGCTCTCTACAACCCCTATCGCCACG ACATGGTTGCAGTTCTAGGGGAGACCACAGGACATCGTACCCTGAAGGTCCTCAGAGATCAGATGAGGAGGGATCCAGAAGGTGCCCAGATCCTACG AGAGCGTCCTCGGATCTCACTGTCCACCCTCGACCTAGGCAAGCTCCAGAGCCTGCCTAAAGGCTCCCTGGGCCATGAATATCTTCGTTTTCTGGAAGTGAAC AGGGTCTCCCCAGACACTCGAGCTCCTACCCGCTTTGTGGACGATGAGGAGCTCGCGTACGTGATTCAGCGGTACCGGGAGGTACACGATGTGCTCCACACGCTGCTGGGAATGCCCACCAACATCCTGG GAGAGATTGTGGTGAAATGGTTTGAGGCTGTCCAGACCGGCCTGCCCATGTGCATCCTGGGTGCGCTCTTCGGACCCATCCGACTCAGTGCTCA GAGCCTGCAAGTGCTAGTCAAAGAGCTGATCCCCTGGGCAGTTCAGAATGGGCGAAGAGCCCCGTGTGTCCTGAACCTGTACTACGAGCGGCGCTGGGATCAGCCCCTAGGGGCTCTGCGGGAGGAACTGGGCATCACAGCAACTCCAGTGCATGTCCGGGCCACGGCTTAG